One window of Mesorhizobium loti R88b genomic DNA carries:
- a CDS encoding DUF6916 family protein, which translates to MTAADFEQAIGQAFTIETGGGQIALELSAVNRIASSPRPDGGFSLMFRGPCDIALPQATYRLTGNGGTHDIFIVPVAADAAGRLYEAVFN; encoded by the coding sequence ATGACGGCGGCGGATTTCGAACAGGCCATCGGGCAGGCGTTCACCATCGAAACCGGTGGCGGGCAGATCGCCCTCGAACTGAGCGCGGTCAACCGCATCGCTTCGAGCCCTCGCCCGGATGGCGGCTTTTCGCTGATGTTCAGGGGGCCGTGCGACATCGCTTTGCCGCAGGCGACCTATCGCCTTACCGGCAATGGCGGGACCCATGACATCTTCATCGTGCCGGTCGCCGCCGATGCGGCCGGCCGGCTTTATGAGGCGGTGTTCAATTAG
- a CDS encoding GNAT family N-acetyltransferase: MWARSNKVGLGFRPSTEADLPFLSRLYASTRLEELAVTDWSEAQKAVFLDMQFQAQHAHYRKHYPDADWLVVEHAGQDIGRLYIERWPSQHRIIDIAFLPNHRRKGYGTALLRDLIDEAWLAGKSPSIHVEKNNPARGLYVRLGFVVVEDKGVYDLMACAPKVGGAAGS; this comes from the coding sequence GTGTGGGCCCGGTCGAACAAGGTCGGGCTCGGTTTCCGTCCCTCGACAGAGGCGGATTTGCCGTTCCTGTCGCGGCTCTACGCCTCGACGCGCCTGGAAGAACTCGCCGTGACGGACTGGAGCGAGGCGCAGAAAGCTGTCTTCCTCGACATGCAGTTCCAGGCGCAGCATGCCCACTACAGAAAACACTATCCGGACGCCGACTGGCTGGTGGTGGAGCATGCCGGGCAAGACATCGGCCGCCTCTATATCGAGCGCTGGCCGAGCCAGCACCGCATCATCGACATCGCTTTTTTACCCAATCATCGTCGCAAGGGCTACGGCACGGCGCTGCTGCGCGACCTGATCGACGAGGCATGGTTAGCCGGCAAATCACCGTCGATCCATGTCGAGAAGAACAATCCGGCAAGGGGGCTCTATGTCAGGCTCGGCTTCGTGGTGGTGGAGGACAAGGGCGTATATGACCTGATGGCCTGTGCGCCGAAGGTGGGTGGTGCGGCGGGCTCGTGA
- a CDS encoding phage tail protein, with amino-acid sequence MADPFVAEIRIFGFNFAPTGWATCDGQLMPISQNTALFSLLGTTYGGDGKSTFALPDLAGSAPMHPGSSAGGSDHFLGETGGSTTVNLINSEMPIHNHNILASTENGTLKAPSPTEFLGRSKAGTIYQSNTASNLALMNFQAVSPAGSSLPHNNLQPYLAVTFCIALQGVFPPRG; translated from the coding sequence ATGGCCGACCCGTTCGTCGCCGAAATCCGCATCTTTGGATTCAATTTCGCGCCCACGGGTTGGGCGACCTGCGATGGTCAGTTGATGCCCATCTCGCAGAATACGGCGCTGTTCTCCTTGCTCGGCACCACCTATGGCGGCGATGGCAAGTCGACTTTCGCGCTGCCGGATTTGGCCGGGTCGGCGCCGATGCACCCGGGAAGTTCAGCGGGCGGAAGCGACCATTTTCTGGGCGAGACCGGCGGCAGTACGACTGTGAACCTGATCAACTCCGAAATGCCGATCCATAACCATAATATTCTTGCTTCCACCGAAAACGGGACGCTCAAGGCTCCATCGCCAACGGAATTTCTAGGCCGCTCCAAGGCCGGCACGATTTATCAATCGAATACCGCAAGCAATCTGGCGCTGATGAATTTTCAAGCCGTTTCGCCTGCCGGCAGTTCACTGCCCCACAACAATCTGCAGCCCTACCTGGCGGTTACGTTCTGCATCGCATTGCAAGGCGTTTTCCCGCCAAGAGGCTAG